The genome window TGGCCACGAAGAAAGCAGCAGCGAAGAAGCCTGTAAAAAAGGCTGCCGCGAAGAAGAAGAAGTAGTCGCACCATGAGGAGGCGACGGTCACGTCGCCTCCTCGCCTCTCTCCCTCACTCACACTCACATCCCACTCCCGTCATTCCGACTCACAGCTCGAACAAGATTTCTCCATTCACTTTTCATCGTCGGGTGTCCGCCGGCTCCATCATCGTTCCTACGATCCGATGAGACAGCCCCATCAGTGACTCCCCCTCCATATCCCATCCCGTCCACCTCGCCCCCCGAGTTCCCGACCCATTCAAAATCGAAAACTCGCGAGCAGGTCTCATCGCTCTCCAGAACATTCCGATGCAGCGGCATACAGAAGGAGGGGGACAGGGGGAAAGACCAGAGGGCAAACGCACAGCTTGGAGAGGAGAAACCCATCACGATTGATGGGGTGGGGTCTGAAGACACTGAGGCAAGAATGCCACAAGGCAAAAAAAAGGGGAGGTGATGGCCACATCACCTCCCCGACTTCCTAACCGCTGGGTGAAGACCCAAGGCGACCAAGAAAGCAGCAAGGGGATCTTAGCACGAACAAGCCATAGAAAACACGATAGAAAAATACTTAATTTTCTAACGTGTTTTCAACAAGTTGCATGCTCAATATCGCAAACATTCCGTCCTGGACATAGAGAAAGCAAGGGACTGAATCCAGAGTTCGATCCGGAGCGCAGAAGCCTGAATCGGCATCCGTAAAACGCAGACCGAGATCACCACGAGGCGGTTCAGAGTAGAATCGCGACAGGGCAAGTGCCTACTCCCGGGAGATCAACTCGATGCTCGTGACGCCAGAGGCTCAACGTCGGAATCAGCAGCAAGCCCTCATCGCCGCCATCTTGGCAGCAGGAACGGCAGGATGGATGACCTGGCTCTTCCCTCTGCTGTGGCCCCTGCTCGGACTCTGTCCCTTGGCCTACAGATGGGTGCGGCGGCCCTGCCTTCGTCGGATGGAGATGATGCGCCAACCGTTTCCCGAAGAACGGGAACAAATCCTTCGCAAACATGTCGCCTTCTTTTTGGCGCTCGATGAGGCGGGCAAGACCAGGTTCCGGCAACTGATGCAGATCTTTCTCGACGAGGTCCGGATCACCGGCATTCGCACCGAGGCGGACGAGACCACTCGAGTGTTGGTGGCGGCCAGTGCCGTTATCCCGATCTTCGGGTTCCATGACTGGGAATATCATCGGCTGCATGAAGTGCTGATCTACCCGGATGCCTTCGATGACGCCTACCGCACTAGTGGTGGGTCGGAAGCACATCTACTCGGCATGGTCGGCCTGCATCATTTGAGCGGGGTGATGATTCTCTCGAAGCCGGCGTTGCTGGCAGGATTCTCCCCGCATCCCGGCACCCACAACGTGGGCGTGCACGAATTTGCGCACCTGGTCGAAAAAGAAGCCGGCGAATACGGACTGCCGCCGGAAGTCCCCTGGATGGCGGTCCGCCAGTGGGTCCGATACGTGGCGCGGGAACTGGCCCACCCCTCCTCCCGCCGTACCCACATCAGCGATTACGCCTATACCAACGAACACGAATTCTTCGCGGTGCTGGCCGAGTATTTCTTCACCTCGCCCGAACTCTTGAAGCGCCGCGATCCCGCGCTCTACTCCCTGATGCGGAGTCTCTTTCATCAGGATACGGAAGCACTCCTCCCCTCCCTGCCCTGGCGGCGCCGGGGACTCAGCCGCAACGCGCCCTGCCCCTGCGGCAGCGGGAGAAAGTATGCACACTGTTGTTTGAAGAAGACGGAAGCCACCGGCAGGAACACAGGAACCACGGGCAGCGCCCCAGGCACCTAGGAGTAAGCCCCCTCAGAGCACAGACACGCCCTTCACCACAGAATGCGGCACGAAGCGGCTCTGATTCCCATGGATCAACCCGCGATCCTCACGAACCCCGATCCCCGCCGGCTCATCGCCGATCACCCAGGACCCGATCACCGGATGCCATCCATCGAACACCGGCAACGGCATGTACTGTTGAAAGACCGAGGTTCCCGCATCATAGGGCCCGGACGTTGTCAGGACTTGATCTCCGTTCACGATCGAGATATTGGCGCCCTCACGCGACCAAAAGGGTTTCCGAACATAGGCGGGGCAACCCCCCGGTCCTGAAAAAAAGGCGGGCAACAGATTCGGGTGATCGGGATACCACTCCCACAATAATGCCAGCAGCCCCTTATGACTGAGCAGCTGTTTCCAGGCCGGTTCCAGCACCAGCATCGAAGACCTGGATAGATCCACGGCAAAGGCGTCCTGACAGAGCCATTCCCAGGGATAGAGCTTGAAGAGCACCGAGATAGGCTCGTTCCGGCAATCCACAAACCGCCGACTGCCCGACTCCCACCCGATCCGCTCAATCGGCAGCGTCTGCACCCGCCACCCGGCCTGATTCGCCGTATCGGCCAGATAGGTCACCGTCTGCCGATCCTCGTCGCTCCCATCCAAGCAGGCCAGATGGAGCAGATCGGTCGAAGCCTGCCGACGGATCTCACGCCATTGCCCGATCAATCGATCATGCAGACGATTGAATTGGTCGGCCGCCGGACAAGCCTCTTGCAGCCATCCCCATTGCCCGACCGCCGCTTCAATCAACGAGGTCGGCGTATCGGCGTTGTACTCCAGGAGTTTCGGCGCCCCCGCCCCGTCATACCAGAAATCAAAGCGTCCATAGAGCGACGGCTCCTGCCGCTCCCACGAGTCGATGATGCGCGGCCGCCAACCATCGGGGATCCTGAGATCGGCGAAACGATCGTCGCGGACAATCCGTTCGACCGCATCGACACAGAGCCGATGCAACGAAGCCGTGGCGGATTCCAGGCAATCGATCTGCGAGTCGGAGAACTCATAGGCCGCATCTTCGCGCCAGTAGCCCCCGTCCAGACTGTGATACGTGAGGCCGACCCGGTCGAGTTGCGCGGGCCAGTCAGATCGCGGCTCCATCGCGCGACGGTGCATGGCTACGGTCCCTCTTCCGGCTTATAGAACTGACCGCCGGTCACGCCAAATCCGCCACGTTCGCAAGCGTCTTTCGCGGCTTCCTCAGGGCAACAGTGTGGCCGATCGTGATCCGGCACTGTGTCCGCTACCAGCGGCACGTCCGGCCCTTGACCGGCCGCAATCCACACCATCTCCCCCATGCCGTCGGCTATCGCCGCCAGACTTACCCGCACCTCAGTCGATTGCCGCAGACGAGGAATCACCGAGCCGGGCACAGGCCCATCCGGCCATTTCTTTACCATGGGGACCTTTCACATACACCAACAGGAGAAAAAGGAAGGGACAGGGAGGCGGGCTGAAGCTCACGGCCTGCCGGAAACGAACGCTCGAACATCTTACACGGATTCCGGGCAGGCGAGGTGAGCCAAATACGCGAACGTGAACAGGGAGATCGACAGACCCGATCATCCGGTTCTTCCGGTGGGGAAACCGTTACGAAGCGCCCAGCACCTCCCGGAAGACTCCGGCAAGGTCCTGGAGCGCTTTTCCCCCGTCGCCGACGTAGACCGAACCGTGCATCGTCGCCAGCGTCTTGGGCTGGAGCGCCGCCAGACGGTGCATGGTCGCATCCATGAACGGGCCATAGGGCAGATAATTCGCCAGCGGGCCCTTTTGATATTCCACCAGCACGTCCCGGCAGCGGCCCACGACATCCGATTCCGTCACCGGGTCCCCATTGCCGGCTTGGTGAAGCAGATCCGAACAGAGAAGCGTCCGCTGCGTCTCTTCGAACAACAGCCCCGCGTCCCAGCAATGCGGCACATGCGGCGTCGCCAGAAACCGGAATCGGTACTTGCCCGTCTGCAGCACCTCGCCGTCCGCCATCCCTTTGGCGGGCCGGACCGCAAGACAATCATCCACACTCACGAGCTTGCCCACCAGGCTGCAGACCGCCGTGGCATGCCTGGCCGCCTCCTGCCACTCCGGCAGCGACCCGCACTCGTCGGCCTCGAAATGGCTGAACCCGATCC of Nitrospira sp. contains these proteins:
- a CDS encoding glutathionylspermidine synthase family protein, producing the protein MHRRAMEPRSDWPAQLDRVGLTYHSLDGGYWREDAAYEFSDSQIDCLESATASLHRLCVDAVERIVRDDRFADLRIPDGWRPRIIDSWERQEPSLYGRFDFWYDGAGAPKLLEYNADTPTSLIEAAVGQWGWLQEACPAADQFNRLHDRLIGQWREIRRQASTDLLHLACLDGSDEDRQTVTYLADTANQAGWRVQTLPIERIGWESGSRRFVDCRNEPISVLFKLYPWEWLCQDAFAVDLSRSSMLVLEPAWKQLLSHKGLLALLWEWYPDHPNLLPAFFSGPGGCPAYVRKPFWSREGANISIVNGDQVLTTSGPYDAGTSVFQQYMPLPVFDGWHPVIGSWVIGDEPAGIGVREDRGLIHGNQSRFVPHSVVKGVSVL
- a CDS encoding MBL fold metallo-hydrolase, whose product is MAQITEVAPDLFRMTTFLEPFNLQFSQFLVRDAEPLLFHTGPRALFPAVKEAVGALIDPQSLRWIGFSHFEADECGSLPEWQEAARHATAVCSLVGKLVSVDDCLAVRPAKGMADGEVLQTGKYRFRFLATPHVPHCWDAGLLFEETQRTLLCSDLLHQAGNGDPVTESDVVGRCRDVLVEYQKGPLANYLPYGPFMDATMHRLAALQPKTLATMHGSVYVGDGGKALQDLAGVFREVLGAS
- a CDS encoding zinc-dependent peptidase gives rise to the protein MLVTPEAQRRNQQQALIAAILAAGTAGWMTWLFPLLWPLLGLCPLAYRWVRRPCLRRMEMMRQPFPEEREQILRKHVAFFLALDEAGKTRFRQLMQIFLDEVRITGIRTEADETTRVLVAASAVIPIFGFHDWEYHRLHEVLIYPDAFDDAYRTSGGSEAHLLGMVGLHHLSGVMILSKPALLAGFSPHPGTHNVGVHEFAHLVEKEAGEYGLPPEVPWMAVRQWVRYVARELAHPSSRRTHISDYAYTNEHEFFAVLAEYFFTSPELLKRRDPALYSLMRSLFHQDTEALLPSLPWRRRGLSRNAPCPCGSGRKYAHCCLKKTEATGRNTGTTGSAPGT